One stretch of Chitinophaga pendula DNA includes these proteins:
- the ccsA gene encoding cytochrome c biogenesis protein CcsA, producing METTFTGEHLLPGQLGHFFTLLAFVASLVSAVAYFSAVQQKDTLKQNSWKKLARWAFGIQTVAVFAVFAILYYIISNHLFEYKYAWQHSSKALPVEYLLSCFWEGQEGSFLLWSVWHSVLGMILIFRAKQWEAPVMALISIAQVCLATMLVGMYFFSYRLGSSPFLLLRLVEENQAAPIFKQANYLEFIKDGNGLNPLLQNYWMVIHPPVLFLGFASVIVPFAYAIAGMWTRNYKEWTKPALPWALFSAMILGTGIMMGAAWAYESLTFGGYWAWDPVENASLVPWLTLIAGIHTLLAYRSSGHALKSTIFFFLISFTLILYSTFLTRSGILGETSVHSFTDLGMSGQLLVYMLVFVLPAFILFIIRLKEIPAVKKEESTNSREFWLFIGALVLLISAIQMTFTTSIPVWNKLFKLEMAPPLDPVFHYNKIQIWIAIVLGILTAVVQFLKYKDTPGKLVFKKLLWPTLIALAATVVIILAGNINYNVQGAGYLAAIYVMLFASVYAVVANTTYIFTGLKGKLKNAGASIAHIGFGLVLLGILISSSKKEVISIDKMQMLGGGFFGSESKENPRENLMLPKNFPVQMGDYHVTYAGDSTAAGDPKTYFVVRYEKKEKGTGEVKERFNLYPDAFVNTKGQSGLTPNPASRHYLTKDIFTYVTAVPIKEEELADTAKYSKHVVQPGDSIFFSSGFMVLESLQANPSSPNYQAEKKDLAIGAKLKVYTKNAEEYALQPIYYMRDSSYPGNVPDTLSPLSLYVQFNKVLPEEKKIELLVKESGTFKDYIVLKAFIFPFINVLWIGIIIMIAGFVMSIVQRARR from the coding sequence TTGGAAACAACATTTACAGGGGAACACTTACTCCCCGGGCAATTAGGACATTTTTTCACCCTGCTGGCATTTGTAGCATCGCTGGTGTCCGCTGTAGCCTACTTCTCTGCCGTACAACAAAAGGATACACTGAAACAAAATTCCTGGAAAAAACTGGCCCGCTGGGCTTTTGGTATCCAGACCGTTGCTGTCTTCGCCGTATTTGCCATCCTGTATTATATCATCTCCAATCACCTTTTTGAATACAAATATGCCTGGCAGCACTCTTCCAAGGCGCTGCCGGTAGAATACCTGCTGAGCTGTTTCTGGGAAGGACAGGAGGGTAGTTTCCTCCTCTGGAGCGTATGGCACAGTGTGCTGGGTATGATCCTCATCTTCCGCGCCAAACAATGGGAAGCGCCGGTAATGGCGCTGATCTCCATCGCACAGGTATGCCTGGCGACTATGCTGGTAGGGATGTACTTCTTCAGCTATCGCCTGGGTAGCAGCCCGTTCCTGCTGCTGCGACTGGTAGAAGAGAACCAGGCTGCGCCGATATTCAAACAAGCTAACTATCTCGAATTCATCAAAGACGGTAACGGCCTCAACCCGTTGCTGCAGAACTACTGGATGGTGATACACCCGCCGGTATTGTTCTTAGGTTTCGCGTCCGTGATCGTACCTTTTGCCTATGCGATCGCCGGTATGTGGACCCGCAACTATAAAGAATGGACCAAGCCCGCACTACCCTGGGCACTGTTCTCCGCTATGATACTGGGTACCGGTATCATGATGGGTGCTGCCTGGGCTTACGAGTCGCTCACCTTCGGCGGTTACTGGGCCTGGGACCCGGTAGAAAATGCCTCCCTCGTGCCCTGGCTGACGCTGATAGCCGGTATACACACCTTGCTGGCTTACCGTAGCAGCGGCCATGCCCTGAAGTCCACCATCTTCTTCTTCCTGATCTCCTTTACCCTCATCCTGTACTCTACCTTCCTGACGCGTAGCGGTATCCTGGGAGAGACCTCCGTACACTCATTCACCGACCTCGGTATGAGCGGACAGCTGCTGGTATACATGCTGGTATTTGTACTGCCGGCATTCATACTGTTCATCATCCGCCTGAAAGAGATCCCGGCTGTTAAAAAAGAAGAAAGCACTAACTCCCGCGAGTTCTGGCTGTTCATAGGCGCCCTGGTGCTGCTGATATCTGCCATCCAGATGACCTTCACCACTTCCATCCCGGTGTGGAACAAGCTGTTCAAACTGGAGATGGCGCCACCGCTGGACCCCGTATTCCATTACAACAAGATACAGATCTGGATCGCCATCGTATTGGGTATACTGACCGCCGTAGTACAGTTCCTTAAATACAAGGACACCCCCGGCAAACTGGTATTCAAAAAGCTGCTGTGGCCTACGCTGATCGCCCTGGCAGCGACCGTAGTGATCATCCTGGCCGGCAACATCAACTACAACGTACAAGGCGCCGGCTACCTGGCCGCCATCTACGTGATGCTGTTTGCCAGCGTATATGCCGTAGTAGCCAATACCACCTATATCTTCACCGGCCTGAAAGGGAAACTCAAAAATGCCGGCGCCTCCATCGCGCATATCGGCTTCGGATTGGTATTACTCGGTATCCTGATCTCCTCTTCCAAAAAAGAAGTGATCTCCATCGATAAAATGCAGATGTTGGGCGGCGGCTTCTTCGGCTCCGAGAGCAAAGAGAATCCGCGGGAAAACCTCATGCTGCCCAAGAATTTTCCGGTGCAGATGGGCGACTATCACGTGACCTATGCCGGCGATTCTACCGCTGCCGGCGACCCGAAGACCTACTTCGTCGTACGTTACGAGAAGAAGGAAAAAGGTACCGGTGAGGTGAAAGAACGTTTCAACCTCTACCCGGATGCTTTCGTCAACACCAAAGGCCAGTCCGGTCTGACGCCTAACCCGGCCTCCCGCCACTACCTGACCAAAGACATCTTCACCTACGTCACCGCCGTACCTATCAAAGAAGAGGAACTGGCTGACACCGCCAAATACAGCAAACACGTAGTACAGCCCGGCGACTCCATCTTCTTCTCCAGCGGCTTTATGGTACTGGAATCCCTGCAGGCTAACCCCAGCAGCCCCAACTACCAGGCGGAAAAGAAAGACCTGGCCATCGGCGCTAAACTGAAAGTATATACCAAAAACGCAGAAGAATACGCCTTACAACCCATCTATTACATGCGCGACAGCAGCTATCCCGGTAATGTACCGGATACCCTCAGCCCACTGTCCCTGTATGTACAGTTCAACAAAGTATTGCCCGAAGAGAAAAAGATAGAACTGCTGGTAAAAGAATCCGGTACCTTCAAAGACTACATCGTACTGAAGGCGTTCATCTTCCCCTTCATCAACGTACTTTGGATAGGTATCATCATTATGATCGCCGGGTTTGTGATGAGCATCGTCCAACGTGCCCGCAGATAA
- a CDS encoding SymE family type I addiction module toxin, which translates to MAKTIRFLKLQAKYIPNRKEPHKLDEIPCLNMSGRWLAAAGFKAGDQIEVKIGKRGLSIRRKKAGNISA; encoded by the coding sequence ATGGCCAAAACAATCCGCTTCCTGAAGTTGCAGGCAAAATATATTCCCAATCGAAAAGAACCGCATAAACTGGATGAGATCCCGTGTTTGAATATGAGTGGTCGCTGGCTGGCAGCAGCAGGATTCAAAGCAGGCGATCAGATAGAAGTGAAGATCGGAAAGCGGGGATTGAGTATCAGGAGGAAGAAAGCAGGAAACATAAGCGCCTGA
- a CDS encoding barstar family protein, with the protein MEQQFIIEGSSINSIPDFYAEINRVCMAGEDWQLGNSLDAFNDLLYGGFGAFKGTTRVTLIWKDMANSREALGVDATRKYYEDKLQPGAPFNQEHFAQKLEELNSGVGQTYFDILLEIIADHPNITLVSR; encoded by the coding sequence ATGGAACAACAATTCATCATTGAAGGCAGCAGTATCAATAGCATCCCGGACTTCTATGCAGAAATAAACCGTGTATGCATGGCCGGTGAAGACTGGCAATTGGGAAACAGCCTGGATGCTTTCAATGATCTACTATACGGTGGATTTGGTGCATTTAAAGGGACGACACGGGTTACGTTGATATGGAAAGATATGGCAAATAGCCGGGAGGCGTTAGGTGTTGACGCCACGAGAAAATATTACGAAGACAAATTACAGCCAGGGGCACCCTTTAACCAGGAACATTTCGCTCAAAAGCTCGAAGAACTGAATAGCGGTGTCGGCCAGACATATTTCGATATACTGCTGGAGATCATTGCAGATCACCCGAATATTACGCTGGTATCCCGGTAG
- a CDS encoding alpha/beta hydrolase has protein sequence MKWLLVSLFALLALVAVYLLGPAPATPVYETQLPAVPEKAADLERYIRTREQQHQLKPDNEAQVIWYDSLHDKTPFSVVYLHGFSASRGEGDPVHRDFARKFGCNLFLSRLDGHGIDTTEPLLNMTATGLWRDAREALAIGKQLGHKVILVGTSTGSTLALKLAATFPKDVYAVINLSPNIAINNDLAFLANNHWGLQLARFVKKGNYNQSPGKSTLEDQYWYSKYRLEAVTQIQELLETTMTPATFAKVKQPVLDLYYYKDEAHQDPTVRVSAIKRMHGELGTPDSLKQLIDIPGAGAHVIGSSITSKAVPQVEQMMDNFAIKILKLKPVAQ, from the coding sequence ATGAAATGGCTGCTGGTATCCCTCTTTGCCCTGTTGGCATTAGTGGCCGTTTATTTACTAGGACCGGCCCCCGCCACACCGGTATACGAAACCCAATTACCCGCCGTACCCGAAAAGGCGGCTGATCTTGAACGCTATATCCGGACCCGGGAACAGCAGCATCAACTCAAGCCGGATAACGAAGCGCAGGTCATCTGGTACGATTCCCTACACGATAAAACACCTTTCAGTGTCGTATATCTGCATGGCTTTAGCGCCAGCAGGGGAGAAGGCGACCCCGTACACCGGGATTTTGCCCGTAAGTTCGGCTGTAACCTGTTCCTATCCCGGCTGGATGGGCATGGCATCGACACCACCGAACCGCTGCTCAACATGACAGCCACCGGACTGTGGAGAGATGCCCGGGAAGCCCTGGCAATCGGCAAACAGCTGGGCCACAAAGTAATCCTGGTCGGCACTTCTACCGGTAGCACCCTGGCCCTGAAACTGGCAGCAACCTTCCCCAAAGACGTGTATGCCGTGATCAACCTGTCACCCAATATCGCCATCAATAACGACTTGGCTTTCTTGGCCAATAACCACTGGGGGCTGCAACTAGCCCGCTTTGTCAAAAAGGGGAACTATAACCAGTCTCCCGGCAAAAGCACCCTGGAAGATCAGTACTGGTACTCCAAATATCGCCTGGAAGCCGTGACCCAGATACAGGAACTGCTCGAAACAACCATGACTCCGGCCACCTTCGCCAAAGTGAAACAACCGGTACTGGACCTTTATTATTATAAGGATGAGGCCCACCAGGACCCTACCGTACGCGTGTCTGCCATCAAACGCATGCACGGTGAACTGGGTACTCCCGATAGCCTGAAACAGCTGATCGATATCCCCGGCGCCGGCGCACATGTGATCGGTAGCAGTATCACCTCCAAAGCAGTACCACAGGTGGAACAAATGATGGATAATTTCGCTATTAAAATATTGAAATTGAAACCCGTCGCACAATAA
- a CDS encoding DUF4294 domain-containing protein, which translates to MNRFRKGLPFIIAVICICLCHNNLRAQEQTSPQREGMAVPAVVVGTDTIPSITLHLFEITEKLPRHLRKERERWTRLRNAVYVTYPYAKSAAYILKDVSKQLATITEKKQRKAYLASKEKELKAQFGDKLENLSMYQGRILMKLIHRETGENCYEIIKELKGGFNARLWQTVAFFFGGNLKSEYDLKDDQDIEAIVQEIEMYRYYRASSN; encoded by the coding sequence ATGAACCGCTTCAGGAAAGGGCTTCCCTTCATAATCGCAGTGATCTGCATCTGCCTGTGCCACAACAACCTCCGGGCGCAGGAGCAAACTTCTCCGCAAAGAGAAGGGATGGCAGTACCCGCAGTGGTAGTTGGTACGGATACCATCCCGTCCATTACCCTCCATTTGTTTGAAATAACAGAAAAACTCCCGCGTCACCTGCGCAAAGAAAGAGAACGCTGGACCCGCTTACGTAATGCCGTATACGTAACCTACCCCTACGCCAAATCTGCGGCCTATATCCTGAAGGATGTAAGTAAGCAGCTGGCTACCATCACAGAAAAGAAACAACGAAAAGCATACCTCGCCTCCAAAGAAAAAGAACTCAAAGCCCAGTTTGGCGATAAACTCGAAAACCTTTCCATGTACCAGGGCCGGATACTCATGAAACTGATCCATCGGGAAACCGGCGAAAACTGCTATGAGATCATCAAAGAACTCAAAGGTGGCTTCAATGCCCGCCTCTGGCAAACCGTAGCCTTCTTCTTCGGCGGTAACCTCAAAAGCGAATACGACCTCAAAGATGACCAGGATATAGAAGCCATCGTACAGGAAATCGAAATGTACCGCTATTATCGCGCATCATCCAACTAA
- the bshB1 gene encoding bacillithiol biosynthesis deacetylase BshB1 — MKLDILAIAVHPDDVELCCAGTLMVHAAQGLKTGVVDLTRGELGTRGTPETRAVEAQAAAAIMGLEIRENLGLADGFFKNDRMEQLAIIQAIRKYQPDIVLTNAIDDRHPDHGRAAKLVADSCFLSGLRKIETSADGQVQAAWRPKQVFHFLQDRYHQPDFVVDISPVMDRKLEAIRAYTTQFLAAQDNEPQTYISSPEFFESVIYRAKMLGKLVGIAYAEGYTSAKMLGIRNFADLINEVT; from the coding sequence ATGAAATTAGACATATTGGCAATAGCCGTACATCCGGATGATGTAGAGCTATGCTGTGCGGGTACCTTGATGGTACATGCCGCTCAGGGATTAAAGACTGGCGTGGTTGACCTCACCAGGGGAGAACTCGGTACCAGAGGCACCCCTGAAACAAGGGCCGTAGAAGCACAAGCCGCTGCCGCCATTATGGGCCTGGAGATCAGGGAAAACCTGGGACTGGCAGATGGCTTCTTCAAAAATGACCGCATGGAACAACTGGCCATTATCCAGGCCATCCGCAAATACCAGCCAGATATCGTACTCACCAATGCGATCGATGACCGACATCCTGACCATGGCCGTGCTGCCAAACTGGTAGCAGATAGCTGCTTCCTGTCAGGTTTGCGTAAGATCGAGACCTCCGCCGATGGTCAGGTACAGGCAGCCTGGCGCCCTAAACAGGTGTTTCACTTCCTGCAGGATCGCTACCATCAACCCGATTTCGTAGTCGATATCTCCCCGGTGATGGATCGAAAGCTAGAAGCTATCCGGGCATACACCACCCAGTTCCTCGCTGCACAAGACAATGAACCACAGACATACATCTCCTCTCCTGAATTCTTCGAGAGCGTGATCTATAGAGCTAAAATGTTGGGAAAATTAGTAGGGATCGCCTATGCAGAAGGATATACCAGCGCCAAAATGCTGGGCATAAGGAATTTTGCAGACCTGATCAACGAAGTGACCTGA
- a CDS encoding peroxiredoxin, which yields MKNVILSVGSTFPEFKKTAVVSIEKGKEFYELSSEELKNSGKWTVMFWWPKDFTFVCPTEIAEFNKHFQDFSDRDAILIGASTDSEFVHAAWRRDHEDLRGLQFPMLADTSKSLAEELGILEANEKVAYRATYIIDPQGIIRWVSLYDLSVGRSVKEVLRVLDALQTDELCPCNWQKGEATLNA from the coding sequence ATGAAAAATGTAATCTTATCCGTAGGTTCAACTTTTCCAGAGTTCAAAAAAACGGCTGTAGTATCTATCGAGAAGGGTAAAGAGTTCTACGAACTGTCTTCCGAAGAACTGAAAAACTCCGGCAAATGGACAGTAATGTTCTGGTGGCCTAAGGATTTCACCTTTGTATGCCCTACCGAAATTGCAGAATTTAACAAGCACTTCCAGGATTTCTCTGATCGCGATGCGATCCTGATCGGTGCTTCTACCGATAGCGAATTCGTTCACGCTGCCTGGAGAAGAGATCATGAAGACCTGCGTGGCCTTCAGTTCCCTATGCTGGCTGACACTTCCAAATCCCTGGCAGAAGAACTGGGTATCCTGGAAGCTAACGAGAAAGTAGCTTACCGTGCTACCTACATCATAGATCCTCAGGGTATCATCCGTTGGGTATCTCTCTACGACCTGTCTGTAGGCCGTAGCGTGAAAGAAGTACTGCGTGTACTGGATGCACTGCAGACGGACGAGCTGTGCCCTTGCAACTGGCAGAAAGGCGAAGCTACCCTCAACGCTTAA
- a CDS encoding carboxymuconolactone decarboxylase family protein yields the protein MFATSNQDTAVQLLESVGLAAADLSVRLQSLATTDARYLKDLKINVSNALGAQTLSKKEAYLIGLAIAINEQQPALQDAFSKLAQQEGANEKEIAEVLSCTSLMNANNVYYRFKHFVNKEFYNAAPAGIRMSIMANPVLGKEFFELLSLVISALNGCELCVTSHEEAVIKHGTEPQRVADAVRLGAVLKSLVVLL from the coding sequence ATGTTCGCAACATCAAACCAGGATACGGCCGTTCAACTGTTAGAATCAGTAGGATTAGCAGCAGCTGATCTTTCCGTGCGCCTGCAATCACTCGCTACCACCGATGCCCGTTATCTGAAAGATCTGAAGATCAACGTAAGCAATGCCCTGGGTGCACAAACCCTTAGTAAGAAAGAAGCCTATCTCATCGGCCTGGCCATTGCAATCAACGAGCAACAGCCCGCCCTCCAGGATGCCTTCAGCAAACTCGCCCAGCAGGAAGGAGCAAACGAGAAAGAGATCGCCGAAGTACTCAGCTGTACTTCCCTAATGAACGCCAACAACGTTTACTATCGTTTCAAACACTTCGTAAATAAAGAATTCTATAACGCAGCCCCCGCCGGTATCCGGATGAGCATCATGGCCAATCCCGTACTCGGAAAAGAATTTTTTGAATTGTTAAGCCTGGTGATATCCGCCCTGAATGGCTGTGAACTTTGCGTAACCTCCCATGAGGAAGCCGTAATAAAACATGGTACCGAACCACAACGGGTAGCAGATGCAGTACGCCTGGGCGCTGTACTGAAGAGCCTCGTAGTGCTCCTGTAA
- the rpmB gene encoding 50S ribosomal protein L28, translating into MARVCQVTGKKPITGHHVSFSNIKTKRRFLPNLQKKRFFLAEEDRWISLKISADGIRTINKKGLYAVVKELRAAGQDI; encoded by the coding sequence ATGGCAAGAGTATGTCAGGTGACAGGAAAGAAGCCGATAACAGGTCACCACGTTTCCTTCTCCAACATCAAAACTAAGAGAAGATTTCTGCCTAACCTGCAGAAAAAACGCTTTTTCTTAGCGGAAGAAGACCGCTGGATATCTCTGAAGATATCTGCAGATGGTATCAGAACCATTAACAAAAAAGGCCTGTATGCAGTAGTGAAGGAATTGCGTGCAGCCGGACAGGACATCTAA
- the rpmG gene encoding 50S ribosomal protein L33, with the protein MAKKGNRVQVILECTEHKTSGQPGTSRYITNKNKKNTPERIELKKYNPILRKVTVHKEIK; encoded by the coding sequence ATGGCAAAAAAAGGTAACAGAGTACAAGTAATACTGGAGTGCACCGAGCATAAAACTTCTGGTCAGCCAGGTACTTCTCGTTATATCACCAACAAGAATAAGAAAAATACGCCCGAGCGTATTGAACTGAAAAAGTACAATCCTATTCTTAGAAAGGTGACCGTACACAAGGAAATCAAATAA
- a CDS encoding DUF4295 family protein, whose amino-acid sequence MAKQAKTAIKKDAKAAAEAKVWTKVIKAVRSPKTGAYTFKEAIVHKDKVQEYINQK is encoded by the coding sequence ATGGCAAAACAAGCAAAAACCGCGATCAAGAAAGACGCAAAAGCTGCTGCAGAAGCAAAAGTGTGGACTAAAGTGATCAAAGCGGTTCGTTCTCCAAAAACCGGTGCATACACCTTCAAAGAAGCGATCGTGCACAAGGATAAAGTACAGGAGTACATTAACCAGAAGTAA
- the ftsY gene encoding signal recognition particle-docking protein FtsY, translating into MNFFKKLFSREKKESLDQGLQKTKESFLDKIGRAIAGKSTVDTEVLDNLEEALVSADVGVDTTVKIIDRIEKRVAKDKYLGTNELNNILQEEIAALLVEAPDSGYRDFDIPQDKKPYVIMVVGVNGVGKTTTIGKLAYNFKKAGKSVLLGAADTFRAAAVDQLTIWSDRVGVPIVKQQMGSDPGAVAFDTVQSGASRDTDVIIIDTAGRLHNKIHLMDELSKIKRVMKKVIPDAPHEVLLVLDGSTGQNALEQARQFTAATEVTALAITKLDGTAKGGVVLAIANQFQIPVKYIGIGEKMEDLQVFNKEEFVDSLFTIK; encoded by the coding sequence ATGAATTTTTTCAAGAAATTATTTTCACGGGAGAAGAAAGAGAGCCTCGACCAGGGACTACAAAAAACAAAAGAAAGCTTCCTGGATAAAATCGGCCGGGCAATAGCCGGTAAATCTACCGTAGATACCGAAGTGCTCGATAACCTCGAAGAAGCCCTCGTCTCCGCCGACGTAGGCGTCGACACCACCGTTAAGATCATCGACCGCATAGAAAAAAGAGTCGCTAAAGATAAATACCTCGGTACTAACGAACTCAATAATATACTCCAGGAAGAGATCGCCGCCCTCCTCGTAGAAGCACCCGATAGCGGATACCGCGATTTCGATATACCCCAAGATAAAAAACCTTACGTCATCATGGTCGTTGGCGTCAATGGCGTAGGTAAGACCACCACCATCGGCAAACTGGCCTATAACTTCAAAAAAGCAGGCAAATCCGTATTACTCGGCGCCGCAGATACCTTCCGCGCCGCCGCCGTAGATCAGCTGACCATCTGGAGCGATAGAGTAGGAGTACCCATCGTCAAACAACAAATGGGCTCCGACCCGGGTGCCGTCGCCTTCGACACCGTACAAAGCGGCGCCTCTAGAGATACCGACGTCATCATCATCGACACCGCCGGCCGCCTGCACAATAAGATCCATCTCATGGACGAACTGAGTAAGATCAAAAGAGTCATGAAAAAGGTCATCCCCGATGCCCCCCATGAAGTACTACTCGTACTCGATGGGTCCACCGGACAAAATGCTCTCGAACAAGCCCGCCAGTTCACCGCCGCCACCGAAGTGACCGCCCTCGCCATTACCAAACTCGATGGTACCGCCAAAGGAGGCGTCGTACTAGCCATCGCCAACCAATTCCAAATACCCGTTAAGTATATCGGTATCGGCGAAAAAATGGAAGATCTACAGGTATTTAATAAAGAAGAGTTCGTAGACTCCTTATTTACTATAAAATAA
- a CDS encoding cupin-like domain-containing protein, translating into MNIQSIDRVEDITPEEFKKSYFIPRKPVVITSLSKDWPALNKWTWSYFNSIVGDKTVGVYNNTRADENTPVNGADEYIRFGDYLDMIQKGPASLRIFLFNIFQHAPQLVEDFTWADHLAKGFLKKYPMLFVGGAGSVAHMHYDIDLSHIFHTQFIGRKRVLLLENNQSPYIYRMPCTVESAANFVNWHEKLDTDQFPALDYANGYTTILNHGETMFMPAGYWHHMEYMDSGFAMSLRALDETLAGKLNGLYHIVGLRGMNNLLIKMAPRWWYHYKRKIAKERANRIIRTRVH; encoded by the coding sequence ATGAATATACAGAGTATCGACAGGGTGGAGGACATAACTCCTGAGGAGTTTAAAAAGTCATATTTTATACCGCGTAAGCCCGTCGTGATCACCAGCCTGAGTAAGGACTGGCCCGCATTGAACAAATGGACTTGGAGTTACTTCAACTCCATCGTCGGCGATAAAACCGTCGGCGTTTATAATAACACGCGTGCAGATGAAAATACCCCCGTAAATGGTGCCGATGAATATATCCGCTTCGGCGACTACCTCGACATGATACAAAAAGGCCCCGCCAGCCTCCGTATCTTCCTGTTCAATATCTTCCAGCATGCTCCCCAGCTGGTAGAGGACTTCACCTGGGCCGATCACCTGGCAAAAGGGTTCCTGAAAAAGTACCCTATGCTCTTTGTAGGCGGCGCCGGCTCCGTAGCGCATATGCATTACGATATTGACCTCTCCCACATCTTCCATACCCAGTTCATCGGCCGGAAAAGAGTACTGCTGCTGGAAAATAACCAATCACCGTACATCTACAGAATGCCTTGCACCGTAGAAAGCGCCGCTAACTTCGTAAACTGGCATGAAAAGCTGGACACCGACCAGTTCCCGGCACTCGACTATGCAAATGGATATACCACTATCCTCAATCATGGTGAGACCATGTTTATGCCCGCCGGATACTGGCATCATATGGAATACATGGATAGCGGATTCGCCATGAGCCTCCGTGCCCTGGATGAAACCCTGGCAGGTAAACTGAATGGCCTCTACCACATTGTAGGTCTCCGGGGAATGAATAACCTCCTGATCAAAATGGCCCCCCGCTGGTGGTACCACTACAAACGCAAAATAGCTAAAGAACGCGCAAACCGGATCATCCGCACACGCGTTCACTAG
- the rimO gene encoding 30S ribosomal protein S12 methylthiotransferase RimO: MKTKTLKKDKVNIITLGCSKNMVDSEVLSGQLMANDIDVVHESSRKDHNIVVVNTCGFIDKAKEESINTILEQLDLKQRGKLDKVYVTGCLSERYRGDLEQEIPGVDAWFGTMELPLILKKFDADYKAELLGERLLSTPTHYAYLKISEGCNRTCSFCAIPLMRGGHISKPIEALVQEAERLVKMGVKEVMLIGQELTYYGLDLYKQRRLADLLRALAAVPGLEWIRLHYAYPSKFPMEILEVMKEHKNICNYLDMPLQHAADNMLKAMKRQITRAEMEELVRNIRAEVPGICLRTTLITGFPGETLEDVEELKQFLVDMRFDRVGIFTYSHEEGTSAYAFEDDIPAEEKERRAQEIMEVQQEISYEKNQEKIGQVFKVIIDKKESGRYLARTEFDSVEVDNEVIINTNKRLKPGEFVNVKITKAFDYDLEGELVD; encoded by the coding sequence TTGAAGACAAAAACTTTAAAGAAAGACAAGGTTAACATTATTACGCTGGGATGTTCTAAGAACATGGTTGATTCTGAAGTGCTGAGTGGTCAGCTAATGGCCAACGATATAGACGTCGTGCACGAAAGTTCCCGCAAAGACCATAACATCGTAGTAGTAAACACCTGCGGCTTTATCGACAAAGCCAAAGAAGAATCCATCAATACCATCCTCGAGCAACTGGATCTTAAACAAAGAGGTAAACTCGATAAGGTATACGTAACCGGATGCCTCAGCGAAAGATACCGCGGCGACCTCGAACAGGAAATACCTGGCGTCGACGCCTGGTTTGGTACCATGGAACTCCCGCTGATCCTGAAAAAATTCGATGCAGATTATAAAGCAGAACTGTTGGGAGAACGCTTACTCAGCACCCCCACACACTATGCCTACCTTAAGATCTCCGAGGGCTGTAACCGCACCTGCTCCTTCTGCGCCATCCCACTCATGCGGGGAGGCCATATCTCCAAACCAATAGAAGCATTGGTACAGGAAGCAGAAAGGCTGGTTAAAATGGGCGTAAAAGAAGTCATGCTCATAGGGCAGGAACTGACCTACTATGGACTCGACCTCTATAAACAACGCCGCCTGGCAGACCTGCTCCGTGCACTGGCAGCAGTGCCCGGCCTGGAATGGATACGCCTGCACTATGCATACCCTTCTAAATTCCCGATGGAAATACTGGAGGTCATGAAGGAACATAAAAATATTTGTAACTACCTCGATATGCCCCTCCAGCATGCTGCCGATAACATGCTGAAAGCCATGAAACGCCAGATCACCCGCGCAGAAATGGAAGAACTGGTGCGTAACATCCGCGCTGAAGTACCCGGCATATGCCTGCGTACCACCCTTATCACCGGCTTCCCGGGAGAAACCCTGGAAGATGTGGAAGAACTGAAACAGTTCCTGGTAGACATGCGATTCGACAGAGTAGGTATCTTCACCTACAGCCACGAAGAAGGAACCAGCGCCTACGCCTTCGAAGATGATATCCCTGCAGAAGAAAAAGAGCGGAGAGCACAAGAGATCATGGAAGTTCAACAGGAGATCTCCTACGAAAAGAACCAGGAAAAAATAGGACAAGTATTTAAAGTAATTATAGACAAAAAAGAATCCGGCCGCTACCTCGCGCGCACGGAATTCGACTCCGTGGAAGTGGACAATGAAGTGATCATCAACACCAACAAACGCCTTAAACCCGGCGAGTTTGTAAACGTAAAGATCACCAAGGCATTTGACTATGACCTGGAGGGAGAATTGGTAGATTAA